A genome region from Geobacter pickeringii includes the following:
- the mftC gene encoding mycofactocin radical SAM maturase (MftC is a radical SAM/SPASM enzyme that catalyzes the first two steps in biosynthesis of the electron carrier mycofactocin from the terminal Val-Tyr dipeptide of the precursor peptide MftA.), which translates to MSNRYVEMGMRSPVNLTWEVSLACNLRCTHCLSSSGEPARGELTTTEALGLVEQLHEARVFQVNFGGGEPFMRPDFEEILDACHDKGIMTCISTNGTLLDAGRVARLTKSRLVAIQVSMDGATPETCDAIRGTGVFHRAIEAIRLLAATSIPTSINTVLTAQNAGEIPAMHDLARSLGVSLRVSRFRPSGRGADNWEDLRPTPAQLLEFSDWLARSGDVRTGDSFFSLTSQERQGLGLNLCGAAKLTCCVGPTGNMYPCAFLQTDRFKAGSLREQSFQEVWDSSEIYESFRSLRIHSCEECQRFDQCHGGCPAVAWHLKNDINGGDPECLERCVTSIADANKAAAAA; encoded by the coding sequence GTGAGCAACCGCTACGTTGAAATGGGGATGCGCTCCCCGGTAAACCTGACCTGGGAAGTATCGCTGGCCTGCAACCTGCGCTGCACCCACTGTCTCTCCTCCTCGGGAGAGCCCGCCAGGGGCGAGCTCACCACGACAGAGGCCCTTGGCCTGGTGGAGCAGCTCCACGAGGCCCGGGTCTTCCAGGTGAATTTCGGCGGCGGCGAGCCGTTCATGCGCCCCGATTTTGAAGAGATCCTGGATGCCTGCCACGACAAGGGGATCATGACCTGCATCTCCACCAACGGGACCCTGCTGGACGCCGGGCGGGTGGCCCGACTGACCAAGAGCCGCCTGGTGGCGATCCAGGTGAGCATGGACGGCGCAACGCCCGAGACCTGCGACGCCATCCGGGGCACGGGGGTCTTCCACCGAGCCATCGAGGCGATCAGGCTTCTGGCGGCCACCTCCATCCCCACCAGCATCAATACGGTCCTCACCGCCCAGAACGCCGGCGAGATCCCGGCCATGCACGACCTGGCCCGCTCCCTCGGCGTGTCGCTCCGGGTGAGCCGCTTCCGCCCCTCCGGGCGCGGCGCGGACAACTGGGAAGATCTCAGGCCGACTCCGGCCCAGCTCCTGGAGTTCTCCGACTGGCTCGCCCGAAGCGGCGACGTGCGGACCGGCGACAGCTTCTTCTCGCTCACCTCCCAGGAGCGCCAGGGACTGGGGCTGAACCTCTGCGGCGCGGCCAAGCTCACCTGCTGCGTCGGCCCCACCGGCAACATGTATCCCTGCGCCTTCCTCCAGACCGACCGGTTCAAGGCGGGGTCCCTGCGGGAACAGAGCTTCCAGGAGGTCTGGGACAGCTCGGAAATCTACGAATCGTTCCGCAGCCTGAGGATCCACTCCTGCGAGGAGTGCCAGCGGTTTGACCAGTGCCACGGCGGCTGCCCGGCCGTTGCCTGGCACCTGAAAAACGACATCAACGGCGGCGACCCTGAGTGCCTGGAGCGCTGCGTAACGAGCATCGCCGACGCGAACAAGGCAGCGGCTGCCGCATAG
- the mftB gene encoding mycofactocin biosynthesis chaperone MftB (MftB, a small protein, is a peptide chaperone that assists the radical SAM enzyme MftC in performing two modifications to the C-terminal Val-Tyr dipeptide of the mycofactocin precursor peptide, MftA. MftB's role is analogous to the role of PqqD in the biosynthesis of PQQ, a cofactor that derives entirely from a Tyr and a Glu in the precursor PqqA.) yields MAAAGVQFHPACRARQEGFGLLFYDSRGPRLLFAETGNLLPADFFGTVRDRDELPDGLSDQQKTALQKFVTKLLEKGFLREQPLR; encoded by the coding sequence ATGGCGGCGGCAGGCGTTCAGTTTCATCCGGCCTGCCGTGCGCGGCAGGAAGGGTTCGGCCTCCTGTTTTACGATTCACGGGGGCCGCGCCTCCTCTTTGCCGAAACCGGCAATCTTCTTCCCGCCGATTTCTTCGGGACCGTTCGGGACAGGGACGAGCTTCCCGACGGGCTGTCCGATCAGCAGAAAACGGCTTTACAGAAGTTTGTGACGAAACTTCTAGAAAAGGGGTTCCTCCGTGAGCAACCGCTACGTTGA
- the mftA gene encoding variant-type mycofactocin precursor produces MEKELQAVETCHEEPRILEEIQVEELAIDGICGVY; encoded by the coding sequence ATGGAAAAGGAACTTCAAGCAGTCGAGACGTGCCACGAGGAGCCCCGCATCCTGGAGGAAATCCAGGTTGAAGAGCTCGCCATCGACGGCATCTGCGGGGTGTACTGA
- a CDS encoding NUDIX domain-containing protein, whose translation MHEKNSHCSYCGTRFADGAPWPRRCPACGNSSYLNPLPVAVVLQPAGEGLVVIQRNIEPRKGALTLPGGYIDCGETWQEAARRELFEETGIDAGNGGTFTLYDVQNGFDDTLVIFGLAPPVPREIIRPFSSPETQEVLLIDRPMELGFPMHTDVVRRYFAARGVLGQDRV comes from the coding sequence ATGCATGAAAAGAACTCCCACTGCTCATACTGCGGCACCCGGTTCGCCGATGGCGCCCCCTGGCCGCGGCGCTGCCCGGCGTGCGGCAACAGCAGTTACCTGAACCCGCTGCCGGTGGCCGTGGTCCTGCAGCCGGCGGGGGAGGGGCTGGTGGTCATCCAGAGGAACATCGAGCCCCGGAAAGGGGCCCTCACCCTCCCCGGCGGCTACATCGACTGCGGCGAGACCTGGCAGGAGGCGGCCCGGCGGGAGCTTTTCGAGGAGACCGGCATCGACGCCGGCAACGGGGGGACGTTCACCCTTTACGATGTGCAGAACGGATTCGACGATACCCTTGTGATTTTCGGCCTGGCCCCACCGGTGCCCCGCGAGATCATCCGCCCGTTCTCCTCGCCGGAGACCCAGGAGGTCCTCCTCATCGACCGCCCCATGGAGCTGGGGTTTCCCATGCATACCGATGTTGTGCGGAGGTACTTCGCCGCCAGAGGTGTGCTGGGGCAGGACCGTGTATGA
- a CDS encoding IS5 family transposase gives MRGFDSNTEALFTYVTPESFVPKDHPLRAIRKMADEALAGMDKLFDSMYATTGRSSIPPEKLLKAQLLMILYSIRSNRQLVEQIHYNFLFRWFLGMGLDEKVWDHSSFTKNSERLIGSEVAAEFLSRVLAQAERKRLLSREHFTVDGTLIEAWASIKSFKPKDGPPSAGGGGRNDTVDFKGQKLTNETHGSTTDPDARLYRKGKNKEAKLCYQGHTLMENRSGLIIRTKVTTATGSGERDAAKTMVQQLPRTTRRITLGGDKGYDTEPFVRELRRLKITPHVAQNTTNRRSAIDGRTTNHPNYTISQKIRKRIEEGFGWMKTVGRLRKTMYRGIEKIAMQLDLHAAAYNLVRMKNLGLGVT, from the coding sequence ATGCGCGGTTTTGACAGCAATACAGAAGCACTCTTTACCTACGTAACACCTGAATCCTTTGTCCCGAAGGACCACCCGTTGCGGGCCATCCGTAAGATGGCCGACGAAGCGCTGGCAGGGATGGACAAGCTCTTTGATAGCATGTACGCCACAACCGGCCGCTCCTCAATCCCGCCGGAGAAGCTGCTCAAGGCCCAACTGCTGATGATCCTCTACTCCATCCGCAGCAACCGGCAGCTGGTGGAGCAGATCCATTACAACTTCCTGTTCCGCTGGTTTCTCGGCATGGGCCTGGACGAGAAAGTCTGGGACCATTCCAGCTTTACCAAGAACAGCGAACGATTGATTGGCTCCGAGGTCGCCGCCGAGTTTCTTTCCCGCGTTCTGGCCCAGGCAGAACGTAAGCGTCTCTTGTCTCGTGAGCACTTCACCGTTGACGGTACTCTCATCGAAGCCTGGGCCTCCATCAAGAGCTTCAAGCCCAAGGATGGACCTCCTTCAGCAGGTGGTGGCGGCAGGAACGATACCGTGGATTTCAAAGGGCAGAAACTTACCAACGAAACCCATGGTTCCACCACTGACCCTGATGCCAGGCTCTACCGCAAGGGGAAGAACAAGGAAGCCAAGCTCTGCTACCAGGGACATACCCTGATGGAGAATCGCAGTGGCCTCATCATCAGGACCAAGGTGACAACGGCAACCGGTTCCGGGGAACGCGACGCAGCTAAGACCATGGTGCAGCAATTGCCAAGGACGACTCGGCGCATCACTCTTGGCGGGGACAAAGGCTACGACACTGAGCCCTTTGTCCGAGAGCTGCGCCGGCTCAAGATTACGCCGCACGTGGCTCAGAACACCACCAACAGGAGATCAGCCATCGACGGCAGAACAACCAATCATCCGAACTACACCATCAGCCAGAAGATCAGAAAACGAATCGAAGAAGGCTTTGGCTGGATGAAGACCGTGGGCAGATTACGCAAGACGATGTACCGGGGAATCGAGAAGATCGCCATGCAACTTGACCTGCACGCTGCGGCCTACAACCTGGTTCGGATGAAAAACCTGGGGCTCGGTGTCACCTGA
- a CDS encoding SHOCT domain-containing protein yields the protein MSIFNGLLYGKQVSYTGKPPNNELNPKNGGRMYCSGCGKDIPFAGAVCPYCQRDKSNDQAYTVLAMILGLGLGYLGYNIFGFWGAPGGFVIGVIIAVVKTGRRATKPPEVNIVNLHEQSPNGISAEDRLVKLQDLRLKGLIDEEEYQKKRQTILNEI from the coding sequence ATGTCGATTTTCAACGGCCTGCTATATGGGAAGCAAGTTTCTTATACAGGAAAACCTCCTAATAACGAGTTGAACCCAAAAAACGGAGGACGTATGTATTGTTCTGGATGCGGAAAAGATATCCCATTTGCTGGAGCTGTTTGTCCATACTGCCAACGAGATAAGTCAAATGACCAAGCTTATACCGTATTAGCAATGATACTTGGTCTCGGACTTGGCTATCTAGGTTACAATATTTTTGGTTTTTGGGGCGCACCTGGTGGTTTTGTCATTGGTGTCATTATTGCGGTAGTAAAAACTGGAAGAAGGGCAACGAAACCACCTGAAGTTAACATTGTGAATCTACATGAACAATCACCTAATGGAATATCGGCTGAGGACCGCCTTGTCAAACTACAAGACCTTCGCTTGAAAGGCTTAATAGATGAAGAAGAATATCAGAAGAAACGTCAGACTATTCTAAATGAAATATAA
- a CDS encoding Txe/YoeB family addiction module toxin: MRDGNNYLRTSSKLQESIFQPEFREDLRHWVETDRKVALRAFDLIEAIMRDPFSGIGKPEPLKYLSSGAWSRRLTQEHRIVYLVRDDRIDFLQARYHY; this comes from the coding sequence ATGCGAGACGGGAACAATTATTTACGGACAAGTTCTAAGCTGCAGGAGTCGATTTTCCAGCCTGAGTTCCGCGAGGATTTGCGGCATTGGGTCGAAACCGATCGAAAGGTCGCGTTACGTGCCTTCGATCTGATTGAAGCAATCATGCGTGACCCATTCTCTGGGATTGGAAAACCGGAGCCTCTCAAATACTTGTCTAGCGGCGCATGGTCAAGGCGCCTCACTCAAGAACATCGGATAGTTTATCTCGTACGTGATGATCGCATCGATTTTCTCCAGGCACGATATCATTACTGA
- a CDS encoding type II toxin-antitoxin system Phd/YefM family antitoxin, translating into MLQTTYTNARAHFAGLCDEVTENREIVVIRRRKGGNIAMIAADELQSLVESAHLMRSPKNAERLLSALERALKGGGEASSLESLRSEVGLEDQELVRK; encoded by the coding sequence ATGTTGCAAACAACCTATACCAACGCCAGAGCACATTTTGCGGGCCTTTGCGACGAGGTCACGGAAAATAGAGAGATCGTCGTCATTCGTCGTCGCAAGGGTGGCAATATAGCCATGATTGCCGCTGACGAATTGCAGAGCCTAGTGGAAAGCGCTCACCTCATGCGTTCTCCCAAAAATGCGGAAAGACTGCTTTCTGCCTTGGAACGGGCATTAAAGGGAGGCGGAGAAGCATCATCGTTGGAGTCGCTCCGCTCCGAGGTAGGTCTTGAAGACCAAGAACTTGTCCGTAAATAA
- a CDS encoding DMT family transporter, whose amino-acid sequence MIAFAGNSLLCRLALKQTAIDPASFTSLRILSGALALRLIMGLRAGSPSSGNWPSALALFAYAAGFSYAYVSLPTATGALLLFGAVQATMIGYGVCRGERLGMLQSAGLLCAFGGLAILLLPGLSAPPLAGSALMVVAGVAWGVYSLRGKGAEDPAGVTAGNFLRAVPMAAALSAIGIPWASMDSSGFWYAVVSGALASGCGYVLWYMALGGLKATSAAIVQLSVPVIAAVGGIVLLGEAITVRLMIASTAILGGIALVIVERQGGKGGGTDQ is encoded by the coding sequence ATGATTGCATTCGCGGGCAATTCGCTCCTCTGCCGGTTGGCGTTGAAACAGACTGCCATCGACCCCGCCAGTTTCACCTCCCTTCGCATCCTCTCCGGCGCCTTAGCCCTGCGCCTGATCATGGGCCTCCGCGCCGGCTCCCCCTCGTCGGGCAACTGGCCCTCCGCCCTGGCCCTCTTCGCGTACGCGGCCGGCTTCTCCTATGCCTACGTCAGCCTTCCGACGGCCACGGGGGCGCTGCTCCTCTTCGGCGCGGTGCAGGCAACGATGATCGGCTACGGGGTGTGCAGGGGCGAGCGCCTGGGAATGCTCCAATCCGCGGGGCTTCTCTGCGCGTTTGGCGGACTTGCCATTCTCCTCCTTCCCGGCCTCTCGGCTCCGCCCCTTGCCGGTTCGGCACTGATGGTGGTCGCCGGTGTCGCCTGGGGAGTCTATTCCCTGCGGGGAAAAGGCGCCGAAGACCCGGCCGGTGTTACCGCCGGCAATTTCCTGCGCGCCGTGCCGATGGCGGCGGCATTGAGCGCCATCGGCATTCCCTGGGCCTCCATGGACAGTTCCGGCTTCTGGTACGCCGTCGTTTCCGGGGCACTGGCTTCGGGGTGCGGCTATGTGCTCTGGTACATGGCTCTGGGGGGGCTCAAGGCGACGAGCGCCGCCATCGTTCAGCTCAGTGTGCCGGTCATCGCGGCGGTCGGGGGGATTGTCCTGCTCGGCGAGGCCATCACCGTCCGCCTGATGATCGCGTCCACGGCGATTCTCGGCGGGATTGCGCTGGTGATAGTCGAACGGCAAGGGGGAAAAGGTGGCGGGACGGATCAGTAA
- a CDS encoding PAS domain-containing sensor histidine kinase, which yields MTPRELHEIEAHQAELEKTIEELRRSRQELEESRNKYALLYDFAPVGYFTFDRDGAIQSVNLFGGTLLGMERSLLINRRFEEFVADRDRFLFSKYLEKVFTGKGKETCRLLLATGRDEPQYVRIEAMGTESGAECLAVVMDITERRRAEQALSESEYNLSKAQSMTHVGSWSFNPDTAEVKGSAELLRIMRLRTEETTQESFAGVVHPEDLESVMEHLRLGIEHGRNYEIEHRLLFRDGTLRWVYTIVEPLVDSAGKVLMLYGTTQDITERKQVEVDLRNKTNELQAIFDSITDGITVYDHDGRIQHHNPMGPRLFPREIQSGKSCSELFHPETATLTHECPVERAIRGERAETSHVSVREGNKTQYVDITATTIKDALGEKNRALVFFRDVSKKRLQEMHLIQSEKMSSIGVLATGIAHEINNPLTSVAGYAEALLRRFRDEPALERDSRLDVFPRYLEVIVRESYRCKGIINHLLSFGRKSDGIAVMADMNAILLEILELLRHQPDYRRIDVVTTLKEDLPRVLGDPSGLRQVCMNLLVNAHQAIAGAGRVAVTTEIAGDTAISITIRDTGPGIAPDMLDRIWDPFFTTKEVGKGVGLGLALTFDIIKRHGGEIHAESRLGEGSLFTVILPACDR from the coding sequence ATGACACCGAGAGAGCTCCATGAAATCGAGGCCCACCAGGCCGAACTGGAGAAGACGATCGAAGAGCTTCGCCGATCCCGGCAGGAGCTGGAGGAATCGCGCAACAAGTACGCCCTGCTCTACGATTTCGCCCCGGTCGGCTACTTCACCTTCGACCGGGACGGGGCGATCCAGTCGGTGAACCTCTTCGGGGGCACCCTCCTCGGCATGGAACGGTCCCTTCTCATCAACCGCCGGTTCGAGGAATTCGTCGCCGACAGGGACCGGTTCCTCTTCAGCAAGTACCTGGAAAAGGTCTTCACCGGCAAGGGGAAGGAGACCTGCCGGCTCCTCCTCGCTACCGGCAGGGACGAGCCCCAGTATGTCCGCATCGAGGCCATGGGGACCGAGTCGGGGGCCGAGTGCCTCGCCGTGGTCATGGACATCACCGAGCGGCGGCGTGCGGAGCAGGCCCTTTCGGAGAGCGAATACAACCTGTCCAAGGCCCAGTCCATGACCCACGTGGGCTCCTGGAGCTTCAACCCCGACACCGCCGAGGTGAAGGGGTCGGCAGAGCTGCTGCGCATCATGCGCCTCCGCACCGAGGAGACGACCCAGGAGTCCTTCGCCGGCGTCGTCCATCCGGAGGACCTGGAAAGCGTCATGGAGCATCTGCGGCTCGGCATCGAGCACGGCAGGAACTACGAGATCGAACACCGCCTCCTGTTCCGCGACGGCACCCTCAGGTGGGTCTACACCATCGTCGAGCCCTTGGTCGACAGCGCCGGGAAGGTCCTCATGCTCTACGGCACCACCCAGGACATCACCGAGCGCAAGCAGGTCGAAGTCGACCTGAGAAACAAGACCAACGAGCTGCAGGCCATCTTCGACTCCATCACCGACGGCATCACGGTCTACGACCATGACGGCCGGATCCAGCACCACAACCCCATGGGCCCCCGGCTCTTCCCCCGCGAAATCCAGTCGGGGAAATCGTGCAGCGAGCTCTTTCACCCCGAAACCGCTACCCTTACCCATGAATGCCCCGTCGAGAGGGCCATTCGGGGCGAGCGGGCCGAAACCTCCCACGTCTCGGTGCGGGAGGGGAACAAGACCCAGTACGTGGACATCACCGCCACCACCATCAAGGACGCCCTGGGCGAGAAAAACCGGGCACTGGTCTTTTTCCGTGACGTCTCCAAGAAGCGGCTCCAGGAGATGCACCTGATCCAGTCCGAGAAGATGTCCAGCATCGGCGTGCTGGCCACCGGCATCGCCCACGAGATCAACAATCCCCTCACCTCCGTGGCGGGCTATGCCGAGGCGCTCCTGCGGCGCTTCCGCGACGAGCCCGCCCTGGAACGGGACTCCCGCCTCGACGTCTTTCCCCGCTACCTGGAGGTCATCGTCCGGGAATCCTACCGCTGCAAGGGGATCATCAACCACCTCCTCAGCTTCGGCAGGAAATCGGACGGGATCGCCGTTATGGCGGACATGAACGCCATCCTCCTGGAGATTCTCGAACTGCTGCGCCATCAACCGGACTACCGTCGGATCGACGTGGTCACCACCCTGAAGGAAGACCTTCCCCGGGTCCTTGGCGACCCGTCCGGTCTGCGCCAGGTCTGCATGAATCTCCTCGTGAACGCCCACCAGGCAATCGCGGGCGCGGGAAGGGTGGCAGTGACGACGGAGATTGCAGGCGACACGGCGATCTCCATCACGATCCGGGACACCGGCCCCGGCATCGCCCCGGACATGCTCGACCGGATCTGGGACCCCTTCTTCACCACCAAGGAAGTCGGCAAGGGGGTCGGCCTCGGCCTCGCCCTCACCTTCGACATCATCAAGCGGCACGGCGGCGAAATCCACGCAGAGAGCCGCCTCGGCGAAGGATCACTCTTCACGGTGATTCTGCCTGCCTGCGACCGATGA
- a CDS encoding VWA domain-containing protein, producing the protein MERIITRFVTALRERGIRVSPGESLDAVQALTFGGLSGRDSVKALLRLTLVKNMNDIPAFEEVFDRFFSTGQHGAVGLDATELLTAMIHIVEGERLKDEEYRTREKDDPLLIIDEEVTAEDLENLLAMAESDDDAAGAEIMVQIDGHRGKMDKPSPSDYAMKSPPTVAFSQGVIKPKVVPFTPEELADMQEVVSRMLVRIRKDVQRMKEMESRGKLHVIRTIQKNYRHGMVPFLLALRRKRKEKPRLVVLCDVSYSVSHATRFMLLLLHTLQNRLMHVRSFIFNRELAEITPMLRNMPVNCLLETIDRGEIVNLDDNSDFGNVFVEFKKKHLENLRGKPAFIIMGDARNNYNDANEWALEEMRERAGYMLWLTPEERETWHRGDCLMELYGTYCDRVEVARDVDELSRLVEDLFHTLYDHNDTRAWKGRRPEKKSEEPHDYRSYYTRKGGAAPAFDPTVRRQW; encoded by the coding sequence ATGGAACGGATCATCACCAGATTCGTCACGGCCCTGCGGGAGCGGGGTATCAGGGTCTCCCCCGGAGAGAGCCTCGACGCCGTCCAGGCCCTGACCTTCGGCGGCCTGTCGGGACGGGATTCGGTGAAGGCGCTCCTGCGCCTGACCCTGGTGAAGAACATGAACGACATTCCCGCCTTCGAGGAGGTCTTCGACCGGTTTTTCAGCACCGGCCAGCACGGCGCCGTCGGCCTCGACGCCACGGAGCTCCTGACCGCCATGATCCACATCGTCGAGGGGGAGCGGCTGAAGGACGAGGAGTACCGGACCCGGGAAAAGGACGACCCGCTCCTCATTATTGACGAGGAAGTGACCGCCGAAGATCTGGAAAATCTCCTCGCCATGGCGGAGAGCGACGACGATGCCGCCGGGGCGGAGATCATGGTGCAGATCGATGGCCATCGGGGGAAGATGGACAAACCCTCCCCCTCGGACTACGCCATGAAGAGCCCGCCCACCGTCGCCTTCAGTCAAGGGGTCATCAAACCCAAAGTGGTCCCCTTCACCCCCGAGGAGCTGGCGGACATGCAGGAGGTGGTCTCCCGGATGCTCGTGCGGATCCGCAAGGACGTGCAGCGGATGAAGGAGATGGAGAGCCGGGGGAAGCTCCACGTGATCCGCACAATCCAGAAAAACTACCGCCACGGCATGGTCCCATTCCTCCTGGCGCTCAGGCGCAAGCGTAAGGAAAAGCCGCGGCTCGTGGTGCTGTGCGACGTGAGCTACTCCGTCAGCCACGCCACCCGCTTCATGCTGCTCCTCCTCCACACCCTGCAGAACCGGCTCATGCACGTCCGCAGCTTCATCTTCAACCGGGAGCTGGCCGAGATAACCCCCATGCTCCGCAATATGCCGGTCAACTGCCTCCTGGAGACCATCGACCGGGGGGAAATCGTCAACCTGGACGACAACAGCGACTTCGGCAACGTCTTCGTCGAGTTCAAGAAGAAGCACCTGGAGAACCTTCGGGGGAAGCCGGCCTTCATCATCATGGGGGACGCCCGCAACAACTACAACGACGCCAACGAGTGGGCGCTGGAAGAGATGCGGGAAAGGGCGGGCTACATGCTCTGGCTCACTCCGGAGGAGCGCGAAACCTGGCACCGGGGCGACTGCCTCATGGAGCTCTACGGCACCTACTGCGACCGCGTCGAGGTGGCCCGGGACGTGGACGAGCTGAGCCGTCTGGTGGAAGATCTCTTCCATACCCTCTACGACCACAACGACACCCGGGCCTGGAAGGGGCGCCGGCCGGAGAAGAAAAGCGAAGAGCCCCACGACTACCGTTCCTACTACACCCGGAAAGGGGGCGCGGCGCCTGCCTTCGACCCCACGGTCCGGAGGCAGTGGTAG
- a CDS encoding AAA family ATPase has translation MITELEVKDLLRRGGYIADETISTAVFLALRMEKPILIEGPPGVGKTGLAKTLSEVMDFPLVRLQCYEGIDEGKALYDWEYGKQLLYTQLLRTQLDSYLSESADLRAAVERLSAEESLFFSRNFLVQRPILRSFLSEKRSLLLIDEIDRSGDEFEALLLECLSDFQVSVPELGVIPARNRPLAILTSNGTRMISDALRRRCLFLYIGYPEFDREVAIVRARFPELCEGLARQMVEFLRKARELNLRKPPSVSETLDWAQVLSILHTKQLTPEVVANTVGVIAKHQADLQQVNELAAQVMG, from the coding sequence ATGATCACCGAACTTGAGGTTAAAGACCTTCTCCGTCGCGGCGGCTACATTGCCGATGAAACCATCTCCACCGCCGTTTTCCTCGCCCTCCGGATGGAGAAGCCGATCCTCATCGAGGGGCCCCCCGGCGTCGGCAAGACCGGCCTCGCCAAGACCCTCTCCGAGGTCATGGACTTTCCCCTGGTGCGGCTCCAGTGCTACGAGGGGATCGACGAGGGAAAGGCGCTCTACGACTGGGAGTACGGCAAACAGCTCCTCTACACCCAACTCCTGCGGACCCAGCTCGACAGCTACCTCTCGGAATCGGCCGACCTGCGGGCCGCGGTGGAGCGGCTCTCGGCGGAGGAGAGCCTCTTCTTCTCCCGGAATTTTCTCGTGCAGCGCCCGATCCTCCGGAGCTTCCTCTCCGAGAAGCGCTCGCTCCTCCTCATCGACGAAATCGACCGCTCCGGCGACGAGTTCGAGGCGCTTCTCCTGGAATGCCTGAGCGATTTCCAAGTCTCGGTCCCCGAGCTCGGCGTCATTCCGGCACGGAACAGGCCCCTGGCCATCCTGACCAGCAACGGCACCCGGATGATCTCCGACGCCCTGCGGCGGCGCTGCCTCTTCCTCTACATCGGCTACCCCGAATTCGACCGCGAGGTGGCCATCGTCCGCGCCCGCTTCCCGGAACTGTGCGAGGGGCTCGCGAGGCAGATGGTCGAATTCCTCCGGAAGGCGCGGGAACTCAACCTCCGCAAGCCTCCCAGCGTCTCGGAGACCCTGGACTGGGCACAGGTCCTCTCCATCCTCCACACGAAGCAGCTGACGCCGGAGGTGGTTGCCAACACCGTGGGGGTGATCGCCAAGCACCAGGCGGACCTCCAGCAGGTGAACGAGCTGGCCGCCCAGGTGATGGGATAA